From the genome of Nicotiana tabacum cultivar K326 chromosome 2, ASM71507v2, whole genome shotgun sequence:
cttttaatctgccaactctGAAAGAATTCTGTGATTTTACCTATGAATTGCGGGCCATTATCATATACGATTTCTTTTGGAActccgaaccggcatatgatattTTGCCAAATAAAGTctctgacttctttttctcgcaCTTGTTTGAAGGCAcatgcttctacccatttggtaaaataatctgtTAATACTAATAAAAATCGTACCTTTCCTTTGGCTTGTGGTAGTGtacccacgatatccatcccccatttcataaaaggCCATGGTGAAATAACCGAATGTAATAGCTCCCCTGGGCGATGCATGTTGTTGCCATATcattggcatttgtcacatttggCCACAAAACTTTTCGcatcttcttcaatttttggccaataatatccttctCTAATTAAAGTTCTTACCAAAGATCTTCCTCCTGCATGATTTCCATAGTGTCCCTCATGTACctctctcatcacatattctgtttaaGAAGGCCCGAGACATCTTGCTAGAGGCCctccgaacatctttcgatacaAGTTGCCACGAACCAAAAAATAACGAGCAGCTTTTTATCGAAGTGATTGAGACTTTATCTTTTCTTTAGGTAAAATCCTATGCTGCAGGAAATTAATGAAtccgttcctccaatcccaagttaaattattgaaatttacctcttGTTTATCTTGATCAAGTGccgaatgaaacaaatgtattacGGTAGAATTTTCTTCGTTCGTTACTTCTGCAACATATGCGAGATTAGCCAACGCGTCTGCTTCCGCATTTTCCTCCCTGAGTATTTGCACAATTTTTCACGATTGGAATTGTCTGATTAATTCTCGTGCCTTTTCCAAATATTGCTGCATCCGCGCCTCTCTAGCTATATAAGTCCCCTGCACTTGATTAACTACAAGTTGCGAGTCACTTTTGATTATGATCTTCTTTATTCCGAGCTCTTGTGCTAATTCCAGACCTGCAATTACAGGTTCGtattctgcttcattgttagtaatGGGATGACACTTTATTGCTTGCATTATGGTTTCTCCTGAAGGTGGGTTTAGAAAAATGCCTAAACCCGCTCCTTTAACATTCGAGGAGTCATCAGTAAATAGGATCCAAGTACCCGGATTAGATCCGGAGAATACCTGTAGTTCCTTTTCTGCTCCAAGAACTATCCCTGGGCTGAAGTCTGCCACAAAATCCGCTAAAAGCTGTGATTTTAtcgcagttctaggttggtacatgatatcatattcactgagttctatagcccatttgtCTAACCTACCTGATAGTTCTTGCTTATGCATTATATTCCTTAAGGGATAAGCGATCATTACAgagatagggtgacattgaaaataaggcctcaactttctagatgccataatTAGTGCTAAAACAAGTTTTTCTAAGTGAGGATATCGAGTTTCAATATCCAATAAAGATTTACTAATATAATAgattggagattgtttacctttgtcTTCACATACTAATACTGTACATACCGCCATTTCTGATACAACGAGATAGATAAGTAGCCTTTCTCCATCCTTTGGTTTAGCCAGTAAcggtggatttgacaagtatgtttttagatttttgagcgcttgttgacattcatcagtccactCGAATTGTTTTTGCTTTTTCAACACTGAAAAGAACTTAAAACTTTTCTCCAAAGACTTAGAAATATACCTTCCCAAAGCTGCTATGCTACCTGTCAGCCTCTGTACTTCCTTTTTGCTCGTAAATATGTCTGGTATTTCTTCAATGGCTTTGATCTGTGCAGGGTTTGCTTCAATACCTCGGTTAGAAACAAGGaaacctaaaaacttacctgaaACTACACCAAAgtcacatttttcgggatttaacttcatattgaaCTTGCGGAGAATCTGAAAAGTATCTGACAAATGTTGGATATGATCCCCCGCCTGTGCTGACTTGACCAGCATGTCATCGATGTAGACTTCCATAAATTTTCCCaggtgttcttggaacatttttgTTACCAATCTTTGGTATGTGGCTCCATCATTCTTTAATCCGAAAGGCATAATTTTATAACAGTAAGTCACCCTGTCTatgataaaggaagttttttcatCGTCTAAAAGATCCATCTTTATCTGGTTATATCCTGAATAAGCATCTAAAAAACTCAACAACTCATGTCCTGCAGTagaatcaattagttgatctatatgcggtaaaggaaacgagtctttaggacaagctttatttaaatcagtataatctacacaaactcgtcATTTCCCATTCTTTTTTGGTACTACTACAGTATTAGCTAGCcagttaggatattttacctctcgtatggacccaatttttaaaagttttgtacctcatcctggatcacctgatttttgaaggatccttgcttccttttcttctgTTTGATAGGTGGATAAGATGGATCTTCATTTAGCTTGTGAGTCATCACCTctggtggtattcctgtcatatctgaatgcgacTAAGCAAAGAAATATGCGTTAGCTTGTAAAAATTTGGCAAGTTTACCTTTCATTTCTGGGCTTAGCTTCATTCCAACATAAACTTTTCTATCTGGCCACTGCTTGTAAAGTGTGATAGCCTCGAGTTCTtctattgttgttttgatgttttcattttcttctggcTCTTGAATGATATCAGGCCTTGAGTCTACGTCCGTTTGTCCAccttcagttgaggtttgtgctATTGTGTCCTCAACTGAGTTCTGTAATTGTTATCTTTTATCTGCACCATCGTTTGTTGTGCCTGAATCTGCCACTGAATTGATACTTCTAGAAGCCTGCTAATCTCTACGAATTTGTCTAATCCCCAACTGAGAGGGGaacttaataacttgatgtaaagTAGATGAaacaacatccatatcatgaatccaAGGCCTGCCAAGAATCATATTATACGCCATGTCCGTATCTATCACTTGGAATTTCGTatctttgacaactccttctgcaaatgtggtaagcattatttctctttttgtaacaacacttgaattgtcgaatcCAGATAAGGTGCGTGCTTTGAGCACCATTTTGTCATCATCTTGCATCTCGTTTACCACCTTCAGAAGGATGATATTTACGGAGCTACCtgggtcaatcaaaactcgtttcacattagtatcatgtacaagtaaagatattaccaatgcatcgttgtGAGGGGTCATCACGCCATCTGCATCTACATCATCAAATGTTATACTGTCTTCTTCCAAAACTTGGCGAACTCGCTTTCCATGGGTAACCATGACTTTTGATGTCTTTTTTGCAGCCGTATATGTCACACCATTGACCTCCTCACCTCCGCTTATCACATTAACCGTCCTTTTTGGTGATGGAGGTTTTGGTGGCTCTTGTCTATTCTTCATATACGTTTTCTTACCCTTCTCACTAAACAAATTAGTTAAATAACCTTGTTTTAACAAATGCTCTATTTCACCTAGTAGCAATCTGCAATTTATTGTTTTATGACCGTGGTCGTTATGAAACTCGCACTATAAATCTGGATTTCTTCTGCTAGGGTtcgatctcatttcttttggccacTGTACCTTATCTCCTATATTTCTTAAAACAACTACAAATTCAGAAGTGCTAACATTGAAACTGTAATCACCAAACTTTGCCTTTGTATTAACATTTTTATCCCGGGCATCTCGCTCTTTCCCGAACTTGGATGATGAACCCGCGTCTCTGTCTCTTGATCTAGAACCATCCCTTGGATTTTCTTGTTTTGAGCGTGAATCCCGTCCTGCTGGTCCCATGTAAGGTTCATACCTATTCTTACCGgaccttttttcggtttctgGTTGCCTCGAACTTGTTCTTTCATCACCCCTTGAGCGAGTGATAGTGTCTTCTTCTACCCACAGCTTCATACTGTACCTATTGTACACATCATTCCAAGTTGTAGCATGGAATTCTCGtaagctttccttaagtctcCTCGTGGCTTCCGAGCTTTTTTCATTTAAGTTGCTCGCAAACACCATGGCCGCCCAATTGTCAGGTACGCGTGGTAAcatcattctttcacgttgaaatCTATCCACAAATTCCCTGAGTAGCtccgtatttttttttttttaaagatgtcTTCCATTCTCTTctcaactttttgagctcccgaatgtgcttttataaatgaatctgcaagctcagcaaaagaatcaatagaattttctggtaaaagagaataccatgttaatgcttcTTTCGTaagtgtttcaccaaattttttgacCAGCACTTACTCAATTTTTTGCTTGGTTAAATTATTGCCTTTCACGCCAGTTGTAAACGCAGTTACATGATCCcgtgggtcggtcgttccatcatactttggaatatcggACATTTTAAACTTCTTCGGTATCGGCAAGGGAGctgcacttggcttccagggatGTTGTGAATATTTGTCAATATCCACTCCTTTAATCACGGGTGACACACCAggtatttgttctatgcgatcgttCTGCTCCTTGAGTTGcttctgcaaagttagtactaacctttgtaaatcagaattatttGGTGTACTTGACCTTCCATCGCGAGATTCACTGGGTGTTCCTCCGCTTCCCGAATTAGCAAGTCCCGAACGTGGGTTTTCTATAGTTGCAGTGTTGTTTGGAAGTGGAGTTGGTGGCGCAGTTGGCAATCCATTGACAAAAGCTTGAAGAGCATTGTTGACGTGTTCCGCAATTAGTTGTTTTAATGCTTCCTCGGCAGTTTGCTTGTCCCCTTGTTGATCATTCGTGTGCGATGTTGATCTTTGAGGTGTCCCCTCCCGAGACTATCGAGGTGAATTTTGAGGTGAAGGGATTGGAGTTCCTCCCTCCTGTTGGTTTTGTTGGTTCAGTTGGTTGTTGTCGTTGGCAGTTGACATGATTGTTTGACAgaaaaatgaatttggaaagTAAAAAGATTATTAGAtttccggtaacggaaccaatttgtttaaccaaaaataaaaataaaatcaaaatctaaGTTTAGAAGAAAACGAGTTTCTGATAACCAAGTTTTGCTTCACTTTCTCAATGATATCAAAggaaaataacaagaacaactaaGGAAATAATTGATTGCCTAGCCAAGGTAGAGAATTTCGAGAAAGTAGaaaagtaaaatatatatttcaatattGCATCAGATGTCCTTACAAATAGAATTCTATGCCCTTATATAGGAATACACAATAGTAACGGTTTCCCCCCATAATTTGGACTAATTATGGGCATTAACGATATTGATTGCCCATTATTTTGGATTCTCACAACCGATGCATTTATTGCTATAAATGCCTTACATCTGTTATGATTCCCCTTCCTTATTTCTTTCCGGTCCATGTATCTTTCCCTATTTCTACTATTTATTCATTCTCTGCCAGCCGTTAGGCCCGATGCCGTCTCGTGGGTATTTCTCCTCGTGCTTTCCCTTTTCCTATCAAATAAGATTGTCACTTATCGCTATATTATTGTTCCACGCATTATGCCATGACTGCTACTATCATAACCACCAACTAGTATCATAACCACCAATAGTAACCATGACTGCTACTATCACCAATAGTTACTACTCATAACTGCCACCATTAGCCAACGCTAACACTAACAACCGCCTCCCAGCCAGCACTTACAACCACACTATTAGCCGTAACCATCACCATCTactatataatttaaaaaaaataatattttggtgATATAGCATTAGATTAGTTAGTACTTTCTCTCTAACCCAATTTACGTGTCATactttctttttgatttgttcCACCAAGAATGTCATGCATTCATACTTcattatttagaaataatttaactctAGAATTTCTACTTTTCCCTTAATGAGATGACTTATATACACACAAATGTCTATGACTTATTTTAGACCATAAGATTTaaacttaatttttttaaaactccaTGTCAAGTCAAACACTGCCATATAAGTTGAGACAGAaaagagtattttattttaattctatGTTTATAAACTATATTTTGCATAAAGAAAatattgagaaaataaaaaaaacttgattattTAATGCTCACgtcttaataatattaatatcaTATGTGTAttcaattttaaatattttaattttaatacacatattaaTATTCAATTGTATGTTCAGTTTCAGATATCTTAATTGTACTGAAAACAAATGGAGCCTTAATTAACACACACCACtcgtgattttttttttaatggaaaataaagaagataacaCCCAAACCTTGATCCTCCCTCCCCCTAAAAAAAAATgtagaattaacccaaatagctgTCCACCCAATCGTTTAAACTATAAGTACTCGACAAatgtatactatatatataattaatatataagcTATGCATATCGATTAGAACAGTAGATAATGAATTCGACCGGCTATTTTAGTTAAAAGTCcccaaaaagaagagaagaaagaaaaagctcAAACCTAGATTGCAACAGGCCTTAAGCAAACATGGGCCTTATCTCCTAAAAAACCCAAAAGTTAAAAAAATCCATCAATGGACCCAAAATATCTTCAAACATCACATCTCCTCTGCCCATAAATATCCCCCATAGACATCCACAACAGGAGAGAAAGAAAAAGCCTATCTTCAAATTCTTTTGCTTCAAAACCTTATCTTCAATGGCTTCCTCAACTTCTTCCCTCCATTTCCTTTCCCTTACACCTCAAACACTTCCTCTACCAAAACCCACTTCCCAAACTacttccctttccttcttttccCTTCCTCCTTCTTCTCTCAACCTTTCTTtaacttcttcttcatcttgttTTTCTTCTCGTTTTGTTCGTAAGGTGACCCTTTCTGATTTTGGCCAAATTGAGGATGTTGAAGATGGTGATGATGGTGTAGAAGAAGAACGTAATTTCTCTCCTGACCTTAAAATCTTTGTTGGTAACTTGCCTTTCAGTGCTGATAGTGCTGCTCTTGCTGAGCTTTTTGAGCGTGCTGGTAATGTTGAGATGGTTGAGGTAATATCTTACTACACTTTCTTGCTTGTATTTTGTGGGGTTTCTTCActttatttaatttgaagttttgttTGGCTATGTTTGAGTAACTAGACTTGTACAAACCTAAAACTGGTAAATTTAAGTGGCTATCTTTGGCAGTTTAATGTTTAGATGAGACGGTTCTCACAATTCAGCATGTTATAAGAGCAGACATGTACATGAGGGGAGGTGTTTTATATCtaagaatacaacaacaacatacccattaTATTTCCACATATGGGGTCTGCCACATATGGGGTATGGGgatggtagtgtgtacgcagacgtTAACCCTACTCAGTGAAGGTAGATTGATGTTTCcagtagaccctcggctcagaataAGAAGAAGCAgggggagaaaaagaaagaaggagaggggagatggggggggggggagaattAGTAGTACCAAAATCTAAGAATAATTAATTAAAGTGGTTATCTTTGACAGTTTAATCTTTTAGATAAGGCGGTCAGTCAATTCAACATGTTATAGAGCATACCTGCACATAAGGGGACGTGTTGTATATGTAAGAGTAACAAGTAAAAGTATCCTCTCCTAACAGGTTAAACTTTTAGATGGGGCGGTTTTCACAATTCGATAAGTTCTAACTATGTAATCTTTATTTATGACTAGAGAAGATGTCGTTAATGTGTTATTGAAGGAAGTCGTTTTGGATTTCTTGATGTTTGAATGTACGGTGATTATGTGAGGCTAATGGACTTGTTATGTTGACATTTTGTTTGTCAATGTTTGAATAACCGAACATGTTGAATGTTGAAGGTTCTTATTGGATAGTCTTTTAGTATGACTAGGAAAAATAGCCTTAAGACATTGTCGTAGGAAGTTGTTTTTTCGATGTTGATTGGGGTTTGGGGTAGAGTGAGGATGTGACGGTTTGAATGGGAGGTTTAAGTGTACTTACCGGAGCTGTTTACTTTTGCAGGTTATCTATGACAAGCTTACAGGAAGAAGCAGAGGTTTTGGTTTTGTGACAATGTCCTCAAAAGAGGAAGTTGAAGCTGCCTGTCAACAATTTAATGGATATGTAAAGTCTTTTGCTTTATTGAATTTCTCAGTTAATTATGCTCTAATGTGCATGTCCAAATATTTATTCTTGAATTCCAGTGGCCTTGGATATCTTATGTATTTTTTGAAATCGAACTGTTTGTGTTCAGTTTACAGTTTTTTAAATGATTTAACTGAAAATCAGTACTTCTTTTTGATAGTAAAATTTTGGCAAGGTTTCGCACTGCAGAGTTCCTCTTATAATTTGGTGATGAAATGATTTCTAAGTCTTAGTCTTAACCATCATTTATGGAACCTAAAAGGCTAAAACTCACTTGTTGTTAGTGATCCTTTCCTTATCCAAAAGTTCTTTGGTTTAGACACTAAGCTAATGTTTTAAATCTTTTGGCAGGAACTTGACGGGAGGGCACTGAGGGTGAATGCTGGGCCACCACCAGAGAGAAGGGAGAATTCTTCTTTCAGGGAGAATTCTTCTTTCCGTGAGAATTCTTCTTTCCGTGGAGGCAGGGGTGGGGAAAGTTTTGATAGCTCCAATAGAGTCTATGTAGGAAACCTCGCATGGGGTGTTGACCAAGACGCACTTGAGACCTTATTCAGTGAGCAAGGTAAGGTTGTGGATGCCAAAGTAGTCTATGATAGGGATAGCGGTAGATCAAGGGGCTTTGGATTTGTAACGTATAGTACTGCTGAGGAGGTCAACAATGCAATTGAAAGCTTGGACGGAGTTGTAAGTATTTTCTTACTCAGCTAAATTATGCATCTATCTCTTTCGTTCTGTATGTCGGTCACATTTTCCGTTCAGGTCGATTTTGTGTCCTGGTTTAGGTTTCACATGTACTTGTATCTCATAACTAAATTTTCCCACATTGATGGTATCTGTCATTCAACTATATGATATATAGAACGATTAGGTATTTGCCTACTTGTTGCGTTCTGGATCAGTTTTACCTGCCATAAATGTCTTCTTAATAGTGATGTAGATATCTACACCCCAAGgttgtggcctagtggtcaatgaagtgagtTGAGAActtgaggtctcaggttcaaatcccatTGGAGACAAAaaactaggtgatttcttcccatatgTCCAAActttggtggatagagttacctaGTACCCATTGCATGAGAGGTAGCAGGTATCCCGTGGATTTAGTCGAGGTTCGCGCAAGCTATCCTGGACACCACGGTTGGCAAAAAAGAAATAGTGATTTAGATATGCATGATTGTGTAGTTATCGAACttgtgggggtgggggtggggggggggggtcagtCTTCTTAGATACTTCGCTTTCACTTGTCTTCAACTAATAGATATGTGATTTACCATCAAAACTGACTCTCGTATACTGCATTGTTATATTATTGAACGAGTTTCACattctttttttgtaattttctttttgaTTCCTTCTAGTAAAATGAGCTTCGAGTAAATACTGTATTACTTCTTATTGATCTTTGTTTGCCTTAACATATTGAACTTTGTGGTGTAGGACCTCAATGGAAGGGCCATCCGTGTAAGCCCTGCTGAAGCTCGGCCACCCAGGCGTCAATTCTGAAGGTTATAACCAACATCTTTTTGATCGAGAAAACGATTGGGGTAAACAACATCTATGTTCAACTTTTTTTGCTGTTTCTCCTTGAGAATTCACATCTTGGAGATGCATCAATATCtatttatacattatcatgtgattAGTAATCCAAGTGCAGTTGACTGTACATttaattttcaataattaaacCAAAAAGGTATGTTTCGGCTCATAAGAATGTATAATTACATGGCAGGGTCCAGGAGATGACGACTGTTGCAACAATGATGAGTTAGTAAATCTGCAACTTCTACCCCAAACTTGCGCGGACAAATTACTCTCTGCTTCTGGACTAACTAGAGTTCTCAAGTAAATTAGCTTTTGTAATCTATGTTCTGAAATTGCCTCGGAAAAAATTCTTGATCTTGTAATATGCTTATCCATCACTTGTTGAAGGACACGACAGTTAAAAAGTTTGATACTCTTTGAAATGTATGTTAGCGAGAAGCATTCTTGTTGTACAATGAATTTGCAGAAATTGTGTTAATTGTGCCAGTGCCTCTACAACAATTAATGGTCcttaaaattttactaatatttttgcACTAAATGTTGAAGGGCAGGGATTTTCTTGACCAGCTGGGACAGGAATCCATAGCGCAATTCAGGTTTTGCTTGTCTAGGTAAGGTCCCAGACTGTCTGCATTTTAGGTCTCTGGTAATCCATGTTGCtcgaatctttcaaaaatgtcaTCGGGTGTGTATTATGTTGTTCATTTTTGGATCCGATAGGGGTGCAACaatatttttggaggatccgagcAACATAGTTGGTAGTGGTTATAGTGGTAGGCTGAGAGGGCTACATTATAATGGCTCTGAGATTCATGTATCGCGTGAATTGCCCCTCCTCTCTGTATTATCTAATCTAGTTGAGGGAGCATGCTTGTTCGATTAGCTTAAAGAGTGCCTTTTTTCCTAACAAAAAAGTTAATAAAGTTTTGAGCTAAAAAATTTGAGTTGTGTGTGAAAAGTAGTAATATGTATAATTAAAGTGGTAAGTTATGAATTTCAATTCTTTATTATTCTGGAATCTAAATTATTCTCTGAGTCTACGTTGTCCTATAAAAGTGCAGTCGTGTGCGTAAAGTATTCCGTATTAACGTCGGGTTCGAGGAAGGACCATGGGCGTATGCACTTTATACCATGCGGTATCACATGACATCGCTTGGTCGAAATTTCTTAATAGATgtttataagaaaaataaaaatattgggaATACgtataaaaaaaaatttcttaataGATgtttataagaaaaataaaaatattgggaATACGTATAAAAAATGCACTGCTTGTTATTATAgtaatttattcatttgttctttctGCTTATATAAATTCTACCCCTCGGAATATGACGTAGATAGGGTATACGATGTTCGGCAATCTAAAGTCATACAAGTGTTCGGCAATCTAAAGTCATGTCATCTACATTTGAAGctatttattgtattattcttTACGACATTTATGACtatatattaaaatttgaaatttcaattgaACTAATATTTTAACCATTGCTTTAATGTTGTGCAATCTAAAGGCAAACGATTATCTTAAACTCCATATCCGGTCAAATATTATCATACGAATAAAATGTGGAGTATAAATTAAGCCAACGAGAGGAATCCAAACTGAAGGAAATTCACTAATTACTGAACTATGTTGAAATCTTGGAAGTATTTTCGTTTTAACCTAATTTAAAAGTGTAAGTAGGAAGAGTATATTGGATCATATAACCTATTCGCTTTTCTACGCAAAATAAGATAAATTTAGTAAAGGAAGAGTAAGAAATACTACCATTACCTTATTTCTTCTCTAGC
Proteins encoded in this window:
- the LOC107815238 gene encoding 29 kDa ribonucleoprotein A, chloroplastic — its product is MASSTSSLHFLSLTPQTLPLPKPTSQTTSLSFFSLPPSSLNLSLTSSSSCFSSRFVRKVTLSDFGQIEDVEDGDDGVEEERNFSPDLKIFVGNLPFSADSAALAELFERAGNVEMVEVIYDKLTGRSRGFGFVTMSSKEEVEAACQQFNGYELDGRALRVNAGPPPERRENSSFRENSSFRENSSFRGGRGGESFDSSNRVYVGNLAWGVDQDALETLFSEQGKVVDAKVVYDRDSGRSRGFGFVTYSTAEEVNNAIESLDGVDLNGRAIRVSPAEARPPRRQF